In Methanocaldococcus lauensis, a single genomic region encodes these proteins:
- a CDS encoding ArsR/SmtB family transcription factor: protein MDLEKTVKIGTALSNPVRIKILYLLNKKPMSIYELAKALNLSRPVLYTHLKKLEEADLVESYLVLDDARAKRMYRAKKFKFYIDNDKIDEFFEK from the coding sequence ATGGATTTAGAAAAAACTGTTAAGATAGGAACAGCATTATCTAATCCCGTAAGGATTAAAATATTATATCTTTTGAATAAAAAACCGATGAGTATTTATGAATTAGCTAAAGCTCTAAATCTATCGAGGCCTGTGTTATATACTCATTTAAAAAAACTGGAAGAGGCTGATTTAGTGGAAAGTTATTTAGTATTAGATGACGCAAGGGCTAAGAGAATGTATAGAGCAAAGAAATTTAAATTTTATATAGACAATGATAAAATAGATGAATTCTTTGAGAAATAA
- a CDS encoding diphthine--ammonia ligase, with translation MDVAVLYSGGKDSNYALYWALKEGFNVKYLINVESENKESYMFHIPNVHLTELSSKAVGIPLVKIYTKGEKEKEVEDLKKGLEKLDVEGIVTGAVASVYQKSRIDRVCEELGLKSFSPLWHKDPEWILRTVSDLFDVRIVGVYAYGLGKEWLGKRITKDNIDRLLQICEKYGIHKAFEGGEAETFVFDSPVFKKRIEVVEAEIEWHETWGIYNIKKAKLVDKE, from the coding sequence ATGGATGTTGCTGTTCTATATTCAGGTGGAAAAGATTCAAATTATGCATTATATTGGGCATTAAAAGAAGGTTTTAATGTCAAGTATCTTATAAATGTAGAGAGCGAGAATAAAGAAAGTTATATGTTCCACATACCAAATGTGCATTTAACTGAACTCAGTTCTAAGGCTGTTGGAATTCCTCTTGTAAAGATTTATACAAAGGGAGAGAAGGAGAAAGAAGTTGAAGATTTAAAAAAAGGATTGGAAAAGTTAGATGTTGAGGGAATTGTTACTGGGGCTGTGGCAAGTGTCTATCAAAAATCAAGAATTGATAGAGTTTGTGAAGAACTCGGATTAAAATCTTTTTCTCCATTGTGGCATAAAGATCCTGAGTGGATTTTAAGAACTGTAAGTGACCTTTTCGATGTGAGAATTGTTGGAGTTTATGCCTATGGATTAGGCAAAGAATGGTTAGGAAAGAGAATAACAAAGGATAATATTGATAGATTATTACAGATATGTGAAAAGTATGGGATACATAAGGCATTTGAAGGAGGAGAGGCAGAAACATTTGTATTTGATTCTCCTGTTTTTAAAAAGAGAATTGAAGTTGTTGAAGCAGAGATAGAATGGCATGAAACATGGGGAATATACAATATAAAAAAAGCTAAATTGGTTGATAAGGAATAA
- the lysA gene encoding diaminopimelate decarboxylase, producing MFLGNDTVEIKEGKFFIDGYDAIELAEKFGTPLYVMSEEQIKINVNRYFEAFKRWEEETGKDFILAYAYKANANLAITRLLTKLGCGADVVSGGELYIAKLSNVPSKKIVFNGNCKTKEEIIMGIEAKIRAFNVDSISELILINETAKELGEVANVAFRINPNVDPKTHPKISTGLKKNKFGLDVESGLALKAIKMAMEMENVNVVGVHCHIGSQLTDISPFIEETRKVMDFVVELKNEGIEIEDVNLGGGLGIPYEKDKKIPTPKDLADAIIDTMLEYSDKVEIPNLILEPGRSIVSTAGYLLGKVHHIKETPLTKWVMIDAGMNDMMRPAMYDAYHHIINCKVKDEKEIVSIAGGLCESSDVFGRDRELDKVDIGDVLAIFDVGAYGISMANNYNARGRPRMILTSKKGVFIIRERETYADLIYKDIVPPHLL from the coding sequence ATGTTTTTAGGTAATGATACAGTAGAGATAAAAGAAGGGAAATTTTTTATAGATGGCTATGATGCTATAGAATTGGCTGAGAAGTTTGGGACTCCTTTGTATGTTATGTCAGAGGAGCAAATTAAAATAAATGTAAATAGATATTTTGAAGCATTTAAAAGATGGGAAGAAGAGACTGGAAAAGATTTTATTCTTGCCTACGCATACAAAGCAAATGCTAACTTGGCTATTACAAGATTATTAACTAAATTAGGATGTGGGGCTGATGTAGTCAGTGGAGGAGAACTATATATAGCAAAGTTATCAAATGTTCCTTCAAAAAAAATTGTTTTTAATGGAAACTGTAAAACAAAAGAAGAAATTATAATGGGAATTGAGGCAAAGATTAGAGCTTTTAATGTAGATAGCATAAGTGAATTAATTTTAATAAATGAAACTGCAAAAGAGTTGGGAGAAGTAGCAAATGTAGCTTTTAGAATAAATCCAAATGTAGATCCAAAAACACATCCAAAGATTTCAACAGGGTTAAAGAAGAATAAGTTTGGTTTAGATGTTGAAAGTGGTTTGGCTTTGAAGGCTATAAAAATGGCTATGGAAATGGAAAATGTTAATGTGGTTGGAGTTCATTGTCATATTGGCTCCCAATTGACAGATATTAGTCCATTTATTGAAGAAACAAGAAAAGTTATGGATTTTGTCGTAGAATTAAAAAATGAGGGTATAGAAATAGAAGATGTTAATTTGGGAGGAGGTTTAGGAATTCCTTATGAAAAAGATAAAAAAATACCCACTCCAAAAGATTTGGCAGACGCAATAATAGATACAATGTTGGAATATAGTGATAAAGTAGAGATTCCAAACCTAATATTAGAGCCAGGAAGAAGCATAGTTTCCACTGCTGGCTATCTATTAGGAAAAGTTCATCATATAAAAGAAACTCCATTAACAAAGTGGGTTATGATTGATGCTGGAATGAATGATATGATGAGACCAGCTATGTATGATGCCTATCATCACATAATAAACTGTAAAGTTAAAGATGAAAAAGAAATTGTTAGTATAGCAGGAGGGCTTTGTGAAAGTAGTGATGTTTTTGGTAGAGATAGAGAGTTGGACAAAGTTGATATAGGGGATGTATTGGCTATATTTGATGTTGGTGCTTATGGAATAAGTATGGCTAACAACTACAATGCAAGAGGAAGACCAAGAATGATTTTAACAAGTAAAAAGGGAGTATTTATAATTAGAGAAAGAGAAACTTATGCAGATTTGATTTATAAAGATATTGTTCCCCCTCATTTATTGTAA
- a CDS encoding FeoA family protein — translation MYPLAFAKEGETVIVKSINAGFGVIQRLSSMGLNIGSKLKVIRNQNGPVIVSVRGCNIAIGKGLAMKIIVERV, via the coding sequence ATGTATCCGTTAGCGTTTGCTAAAGAAGGGGAAACAGTTATTGTAAAGAGTATTAATGCAGGATTTGGCGTAATTCAAAGATTAAGTAGTATGGGATTGAATATTGGGAGTAAATTAAAGGTTATCAGAAATCAGAATGGTCCAGTAATTGTCTCAGTGAGAGGCTGTAATATAGCCATTGGAAAGGGTTTGGCTATGAAAATAATTGTTGAGAGAGTTTAG
- a CDS encoding cell wall-binding repeat-containing protein has translation MIIKKMVVLLLSLVALPIVSTNTVVLVSDNCADQATALELAKALNATVVTTTWGVYDENVVNEILALNPDKVIIIGGPLAVVENYTTALENAGITVERVGGQTRYETNANVTLRFQNQFKNAFGNNVSACVCYGLDDIALNESMEKIRDGHCLLLLTNGTNLSVEPTRLQLRIQNIEVIENPICPFCNYSRITNMLMHRGFKVNVTKISDERVKLMLQNRIRLMEMKIERLKNLGVNTTDLENKLNEVIQLMNQNRYQEAYRIMVQLQEMHMVMVRLHLHPMWHGGMANGTRGFNNQINKMNETVSHINYHIINASKGYEKAPHIYYKNINNNNTINIQ, from the coding sequence ATGATAATAAAGAAAATGGTAGTTCTATTATTATCATTAGTAGCTCTGCCAATAGTATCGACAAATACTGTTGTTTTAGTAAGTGATAATTGTGCAGATCAGGCAACTGCTCTTGAATTAGCAAAGGCGTTAAATGCTACAGTTGTAACAACAACTTGGGGAGTTTATGACGAAAATGTAGTAAATGAAATATTAGCATTAAATCCTGATAAGGTTATAATAATTGGAGGCCCATTAGCAGTTGTTGAAAACTATACAACAGCCTTGGAAAATGCTGGAATTACTGTTGAAAGAGTAGGAGGACAAACAAGATATGAAACTAATGCTAATGTAACTTTAAGATTCCAAAATCAATTTAAAAACGCTTTTGGAAATAATGTATCAGCATGTGTTTGCTATGGATTAGATGACATAGCATTAAATGAAAGTATGGAAAAAATTAGAGATGGACATTGCTTACTATTATTAACAAATGGAACAAACTTATCAGTTGAACCAACAAGATTACAGTTAAGAATACAAAATATTGAAGTTATTGAAAATCCAATTTGTCCATTTTGTAATTATTCAAGAATCACAAATATGTTAATGCATAGAGGATTTAAGGTTAATGTAACTAAAATTTCTGATGAGAGAGTAAAATTAATGTTACAAAATAGAATTAGATTAATGGAAATGAAAATTGAAAGATTAAAAAATCTTGGCGTAAATACTACGGACTTAGAAAACAAATTGAATGAAGTTATACAACTAATGAATCAAAACAGATACCAAGAAGCATACAGAATTATGGTTCAACTTCAAGAAATGCATATGGTAATGGTTAGATTGCATTTACATCCAATGTGGCATGGCGGAATGGCAAATGGTACGAGAGGATTTAACAATCAAATAAATAAAATGAATGAAACTGTATCACATATAAACTATCATATAATTAACGCTTCAAAAGGTTATGAAAAAGCTCCTCACATTTATTACAAAAATATAAATAATAACAACACCATAAATATTCAATAA
- the argC gene encoding N-acetyl-gamma-glutamyl-phosphate reductase codes for MIEVSIIGATGYTGAELLRLLSNHKEVEVKYITSRKEEGKHVFKVHPHLKGIKKYENLYFTNDLDKIDADLIFTATPHGASMEIVPDFIERGIKVIDLSGDYRFEDISLYEKYYKIKHKGLVDAKIAYGLPELHRKEIKEAQLVANPGCFPTGCILAVAPLVKEKIIEERIIFDSKTGVSGAGINPTETTHFPNVNENINPYKITTHRHTPEIEKELKKLGNVKVSFTPHLAPITRGILTTAHTFLVENLDREGIIKIYEKFYKDEIFIRIFSEEIPKLTWVRGTNFCDIGGFEIDEHNRLVIISAIDNLVKGASGQAIQNMNIMFGFDEKEGLFNVGLHP; via the coding sequence ATGATTGAAGTATCTATAATTGGAGCTACTGGATATACAGGGGCAGAACTCTTAAGATTGTTGTCAAACCATAAGGAGGTTGAGGTAAAGTATATAACTTCAAGAAAAGAAGAGGGAAAACATGTTTTTAAAGTTCATCCTCATTTAAAGGGTATTAAAAAGTATGAAAATTTATATTTTACTAATGATTTAGATAAAATTGACGCAGATTTAATATTTACTGCAACACCACACGGAGCTTCAATGGAAATAGTTCCAGATTTTATTGAGAGAGGAATTAAAGTAATAGATTTAAGTGGAGATTACAGATTTGAAGATATATCATTGTATGAAAAGTATTATAAAATAAAGCATAAGGGTCTTGTAGATGCAAAAATTGCCTATGGATTGCCTGAATTACATAGAAAAGAAATAAAAGAGGCTCAATTAGTAGCAAATCCCGGATGTTTTCCTACTGGATGTATTTTAGCAGTAGCCCCATTAGTAAAAGAAAAAATTATTGAGGAGAGAATTATATTTGATTCAAAAACTGGAGTCAGTGGAGCAGGAATAAATCCAACAGAAACTACCCATTTCCCTAATGTAAATGAAAATATAAACCCATATAAAATAACAACTCATAGGCATACACCAGAAATAGAAAAAGAATTAAAAAAACTTGGAAATGTTAAAGTTTCATTTACTCCTCACTTAGCTCCAATCACAAGGGGTATTTTAACAACGGCACACACATTTTTAGTTGAAAATTTGGATAGAGAAGGTATAATTAAGATTTATGAGAAATTTTATAAAGATGAAATTTTTATTAGAATATTTTCAGAAGAGATTCCTAAATTAACTTGGGTTAGAGGAACGAATTTCTGCGATATTGGTGGGTTTGAGATAGATGAACACAATAGATTGGTTATTATTTCAGCAATAGATAACTTAGTTAAAGGAGCCAGTGGGCAAGCAATACAGAATATGAATATAATGTTTGGATTTGATGAAAAAGAAGGGTTGTTTAATGTTGGGTTACATCCTTAA
- the hemC gene encoding hydroxymethylbilane synthase, whose translation MIRIGTRGSKLALYQANKVSEKLKNIGYDVEIKIIKTTGDKILDKKLSDIGIGVFTKELDLALLNNEIDIAVHSLKDIPTVWNENLIIGAVLERDSYYDLLIWNKDKDFDEDSEIVIGTSSLRRRSFLKFIFKNAKFKLLRGNVDTRLRKLKEGLYDAIVLSEAGIIRLGIDLSDFKYKRLNILPAPAQGIIAVACKKDDKNLRKILEKINDEKTYLESTCERTALNEFGGGCSVPMGALAIYDEKDELLKLDAGVIINDKIKKACGEIKCKVKDINKAVELGKKIGKKLKE comes from the coding sequence ATGATAAGAATAGGGACAAGGGGGAGTAAGTTAGCATTATATCAAGCAAATAAAGTATCTGAAAAGCTTAAAAATATAGGTTATGATGTTGAAATAAAAATAATAAAAACTACTGGAGATAAAATTTTAGATAAAAAACTTTCTGATATTGGTATTGGTGTCTTTACAAAAGAATTGGACTTGGCATTATTAAACAATGAGATAGACATTGCCGTTCATAGTTTAAAAGATATTCCAACTGTGTGGAATGAAAACTTAATAATTGGGGCAGTTTTAGAGAGAGATAGTTACTATGATTTGTTAATATGGAATAAAGATAAAGATTTTGATGAAGATAGTGAAATAGTTATAGGAACTTCAAGTTTAAGAAGGAGATCTTTTTTAAAGTTTATATTTAAGAATGCAAAATTTAAACTCCTTAGAGGTAATGTAGATACAAGATTAAGAAAACTAAAAGAAGGTTTATATGATGCTATTGTCTTATCTGAGGCAGGAATAATAAGATTGGGAATTGATTTGAGTGATTTCAAATATAAAAGGCTAAATATTCTCCCAGCCCCTGCACAGGGAATAATTGCCGTTGCATGTAAAAAAGATGACAAAAATTTAAGAAAAATATTAGAAAAAATAAATGATGAAAAAACTTATTTAGAATCAACTTGTGAAAGAACTGCATTAAATGAATTTGGAGGCGGATGTAGCGTTCCGATGGGTGCATTAGCAATTTACGATGAAAAAGATGAGTTATTAAAATTAGATGCAGGGGTTATTATTAACGATAAAATAAAAAAAGCCTGTGGGGAAATAAAATGTAAAGTAAAAGATATTAATAAGGCAGTTGAATTAGGAAAAAAAATTGGTAAAAAATTGAAAGAGTAA
- a CDS encoding metal-dependent transcriptional regulator, producing the protein MSQSIEDYLEKIYIFTKENKRPIKTTELAKLLNIKPSAVTSMAQKLSKLGYVEYEPYIGITLTKKGLDLAKKVLDKHQTLQTFLEKYLGIDKEMASKEACKLEHAMSDEVLKKLKIFMEEHKDLVE; encoded by the coding sequence ATGTCTCAAAGTATTGAAGATTACTTAGAAAAAATATATATTTTTACAAAAGAAAATAAGAGACCTATAAAAACTACGGAATTAGCAAAGTTGTTAAATATAAAACCATCAGCAGTTACAAGTATGGCACAAAAATTAAGTAAGTTAGGATATGTTGAGTATGAGCCATATATTGGAATAACATTAACAAAAAAAGGATTAGATCTTGCCAAAAAAGTTTTAGATAAACATCAAACTTTACAGACATTTTTAGAGAAATATTTAGGAATAGATAAAGAAATGGCGTCAAAAGAGGCGTGTAAATTAGAACATGCAATGTCTGATGAAGTTTTGAAAAAATTAAAGATATTTATGGAGGAACATAAGGATTTAGTTGAATAA